The DNA region CAGGGCCGCGTTCTCAAACACCTCGGCGAGCGTGAGGCCGAAAGCTTCAAAGCCAACGTCGGCTGTGTGCTCCAGAATGCGAAAGCGTGACATGAGCCCCCATTGGCGGAAGCAGCAGACACCCATGATTTCGTGCGGCAGCATGCGCCGGGGGCCCGGCGGCATGGCCTTCCGCCCGTTACATATCATACCGGAGAGCCGGACGGTCGGTGTCGGAAACGGTGCCTCCTTTTGGCACATATCCTCACAAAACACATTCTCCGCCCAAAACTTCCTTTCTTTTCGAGAACGGTTCCACAGGATCGCCGAAAGCTTCCGATTCATCGGTAGTTTTCGCAAAATCGACAACGACCGAAAGTATTCATTGACATTCTTCTCATCGTGTGCAATTAATATCCCAGCAGGTTGGGGAGATTCAATTTTATTGCAAGTCTACGGTTGGGGTCGGCTTATTTCCTTTGTCGCCCAAACCCTTCGTCAGTCTAAGGTTTATCTCCAATATCAGGAAGGCGGAGGTAGCGCAGTATGAGGTTTCAGTCTGTTTTTAAACTCACGTTATGGCTCCTCGTGGCCGCCACCTTTGGGTCCATCTCGGCGGAACGGGTGAATGCTCAGGTTCTATACGGCTCAGTCGCTGGAACCGTTACCGACCAAACGGGTGCCGTGGTGCCGGGGGCAGCCATTACAATTGTGAATGACAACACCGGTTTCACCCGCAATGCTTCTACTGCATCTGCCGGTGACTACCACATCACGGACCTCCCTGCCGGGACCTATACGCTCAGCATTACGGCGCAGGGCTTCAAACCTGTTAAGCATACCGGCGTTGCTGTCAGCGTGGGTTCAACCAACCAGCAGGACGTGCAATTATCGGTTGGCGCTGTCACTCAGGAAGTCACGGTAGCCGGTTCTACCGTATCGCTTCAAACGCAGACGACCGACGTCCATACAACCATCAGCAGCTATGCGGTCGAGAACCTGCCGCTGAATGTCTACCACAACTTCCAGAGCGTCGAACTTCTGGCTCCAGGCGTTGTTTCGCTGTCAGCCATTCAAAACAACTACCCCAATTCGCTTGCTGACGCTCCGGACCGTTCGCTCGCCATCAATTCGAACGGCCTGCCGCAGCACATCAATACTTCGCGGGTAGACGGCGCCACCAACGTGTTTCTGTGGCTGCCGGACCACATGGTGGTGGTGCCGCCGGCGGCAACCGTGCAGGAAGTCAACGTACAGACTTCCAACTTCAACGTCCAAAAAGGACTGACGGCCGGCGCGGCCACGGACGTGATTACCAAGTCCGGGACGAACCAGTTCCATGGAAACCTTTACGGATACCACACCGACCAGGCGCTGAATGCGCAAAACGCGCTGGTCCATACCTCCGGCTCCAAGCCCAAAGACATTCGGAACAACGACGGCGTGTCTGTGGGAGGGCCGATTATCAAGAATAAGATGTTCTTCTTCGGCAACTGGGATGGATATTACCAGCGCCAGAACGCCGCCGATACGGGCCTGATTCCGCCCACGGACATGCGGAACGGCGACTACTCTGCGTATCTCGGCGCTAACGTTTATAATTGCGCCGTCGCCCCCGATGCCAACGGCAACTGCGCCGCACCTGTTCCGGAGATGGTGCAAACCACGGAAGGCGCAACGGTTCAGTTGCAGCAAGGAATGGTTTTTGACCCCACGACCGGCAATCCGCTGACTGGCCAGGGCCGTCAGGTCTTTTCGTCCGGCGGCGCCTTGAACATGATTCCTGCCGCGCGCATGTATGCGGGAGCTTCAAACTTCTGGCAACTGATGGCCCCTTATACTCCGAACAACACGCTCGGACAGCCCTTCACTGAAAACACGGCCCAGAATGACATCCGGCTGAGAAATTCAAGCTGGGACCGGAACATCTACACTGGAAAAGTTGACTACAACATCAGCGACCGCCAGTCGGTATGGGCCAAGTACACGTTGCAGAAAGCTATCCTCAACGATGGCAGTGATTATGGCGTCGCGGGGCAGGGTGGCGGCACCGGGCTCACCCATGATACAGCTCAGACAGTGACCATTGGGCACACCTGGACCGCCAAGCCGGACCTCGTGCTCACGGGACACGTCGGCTTCACCCGCATGGGGGAGCATAATCAGTTGCCGGATTTCGGCAAGGAGTTTGGCCAGACCGTTCTCGGCCTGATCAACAGCAACACACCGCTCGATGATCCGCGTTACAGTGGCATGCCTGGCATTACCCTCGGCGGCGGATTCACAACACTCGGAACCAACCAGTCATGGGAACCCATGTGGCGAAATGACTGGCAGTTAACGCTGGATGAAAACGCGACCTGGATCAAGGGGAAGCACTCGATTGTGTTTGGATTCGATGCCGCGCACAATCACCTGAACCAATGGCAGCCGGAGATCCTCTGCTGCGTGCGCGGAAACATCTTTACGTCAAGCGATAACACGTTCCTCAATCTGGCGACGGACGCGCTGGGCACCGGAAAACAACCCCAGCTCTACGACAACACCGGAGCCCCGGTTGGCTTCAACTCCGCGCCCTGGAACGCTATCGCTGAATTCAACCTCGGCCTGGCGAATGAAGTCCAGAACGGCCAGCAGTTCATCAAGCTCACCAACAAGGACTGGCAGGAGGCCCTCTACATCGGAGACACCTACCGGGTAACACAAAAGCTCACAGCGACACTGGGACTCCGTTGGGAATACTTCCCGCTCATCACCCGCGACGGCGCCAGCAAGTTCGAGGTGTATGATCCAAAAACCAATCAACTGGTTCTGGGCGGACTGGGAGGTAACGATACTCACCTCAGCAACACGGCCCTCGCGGTAACCAGCAGCAAGAAGCTTTTTGCTCCGCGCCTGGGGCTGGCTTACCAGCTCAACGACAAGACAGTGGTCCGCAGCGCTTTCGGAATCACCTATGACACGCTGCCTCTCGAGAGGCCCTTGCGCGGGTTCTTCCCGTATACCATCGCCGCGGACAACTTTGTCGCAGGCAACAGCCACGTCACGCGTTTCCTTCCCTATTCAAGCTTTAATCTCGGAAACAACACAGCGAATGCAATTCCGGGATTGGCTGATGGCGTGCCGCTCATCCAGGGCCCGACAGGATTCGCATCGGGAGTGCTGGTTCCACCTGGCAACGTGGTAATCGGCAGCCTGGGCCCCGGCGAGTACCATCGCGGATATGTGGAGTCGTGGAATTTCACGGTCGAGAGAAAGCTTCCCGGCTCGATTCTGCTGAACGCCGGCTACGTGGGCAACCACCTTGTGCATGAATTCAATTTCCGGGACATCAACGCGGCGCCCCTTGGCACCGGAGGCTCCGGACAGCCTCTTTCCGTCTTCGGCCGAAACATCAAGACCCTGCAAGGCCAGGGATACCTGGACTCCCACTACAACTCCCTGCAGGTTTCGATTTACCGGAGGGTTTCGACCGGCCTGTTCCTGCAAGGGGCCTACACTTATTCGAAAGTAATCGCGTATCAAGATGACGAGGCAGCTTCATCGTCCAACAGCGGACTGCGGTTCAACTGTCCTCCATCCTCGGCCCTGCCGCAGGGATGCCAGCCGTTCAATCGTGGAGCGCCAGCCTTTGACCACACCCATGTGCTGAAAATGGCGTTCGTCTATCATCTGCCATTCGGGGCGGGCCAGAGGTGGGCCACCAGCGGGCCAGCCAGATACATCCTCGGAGGGTGGCAGACCAACGGTATATTTACTGGGCTTTCCGGAAGTCCGTTGACCGTCACTCAGAGCAGCTCGTTCCTCAACACTCCGGCCACCAGCCAGGTTCCCGATAACGCTGGCGGGCTCAATATGCTCAAGGAAACCGGGCCGGACCAACTGTGGTTTAATACAACTGCCTTCGTGCCGACCAAGGAGGTACGATTGGGTACGGCAGGGCGCGGCCTTTCCTGGCTGCGCGGGCCGGGCCTTACACAACTCGACTTCAGCGTTTTCCGCAATTTCAAATTTGCGGAACGGTATAACCTGGCGCTGCGGTTCGAGGCGCTGAACCTTTCCAACACTCCTCACTGGAGTAATCCGAGCACGAGCTGTTCGATAAAAACCGGACCTGGCGATGGTGTTTGCGGTGGCGGCTTCGGGCAAATCACCGACGCGTTCGGCGAGAGGATTTTCCAGATCGGAGCGCAGATAGATTTCTGACACGTCAGGCCGGCCCACCCCAGGGTGTACCGGCGCCTGACCTGACCTGCCGTGATGAGGTCAGTCACGGCTTGAAACGGTCCATTAACAGCGCGGGCAGGGACTGCGAGGTTTCTGCCCGCCAGAAGTTCCGCTTTTTCCGCTACCCGCAGGGCATGCCTCAAGGCAAAATATTCCCGACGATTAATCACACGCAAAAACTCGCGGCGCACGGACTCAGGAGAAAGAGAGCGTGCCGCGGGCGAACCATTTAGGGAGGGAACACATGAAGCGAGGATTGCTGATTCTGCTGGCCTTTGCAGTTTGCGCAGGCATTGCCGTTCCGCTGCTGCGGTCTGAAAGAATAATGACCTGGTCGCAGGGGCGTTCCATGATTACGACACAACTCGGCATCGCTGCCGCGGAACAGCCCCTGGCCGCGCAGGCAGGCGCTGCAATCCTCGCCGAAGGCGGTTCGGCGGCTGACGCGGCCATTGCCACGAGCGCCGCGATGGGATTGATGCAGCCCATGATGAACGGCATGGGCGGCGACCTGTTTGCCATCGAATATGACGCAAAGAGCGGCAAGGTCAGTGGCCTGAATTCGAGCGGCTGGGCTCCGGAGGGGCTGACGCTCTCATACCTCCAGTCCAAAGGCCTCAATCATATTCCAGGTACCGGCATGCTGTCTGTTACCGTCCCGGGCTGTGTGATGGGCTGGTGGGAGCTTCACCAGAAATTCGGCAAGCTTCCCTGGAAAGAGCTCTTCAAGCCGGCCATCTATTACGCCACGCACGGCTTCCCCATTGCGCAGTGGAACAGCATGTACTGGCCGGCATACGCCAACACGCTGCGCAAGGATCCGGAAGCGGTGCGCGTCTTTCTTCCCGGAGGACAGCCGCTTAAACTCGGCGAAATCTTCCGCAATCCCGATTACGCCAAGGCGCTCGAACTGGTCGCCAACGAGGGCGAACGCGCATTCTACGAGGGCGGCATCGCCCAGGCGATTGTGAAAACATCGCAGGAACTCGGCGGTGTCATCAGCGCGCAGGACCTGAGCGAGTACAAGGCGGAGTGGGTTGACCCGCTTCAAACCGACTACCGCGGCTGGAAGGTCTTTGAAATCCCTCCCAACTCGCAGGGTATCGCCGCGCTGATGATGTTGAACATCATGGGGCAGTTCCCGCTTTCGACTTACGGACCCGAAAGCACCCAGCGGTTTCACATTGAGATGCAGGCGCAACAATTGGCTTATGCGGACCTGCACCGTTACGTCGGCGATCCCCGTT from Terriglobia bacterium includes:
- the ggt gene encoding gamma-glutamyltransferase codes for the protein MKRGLLILLAFAVCAGIAVPLLRSERIMTWSQGRSMITTQLGIAAAEQPLAAQAGAAILAEGGSAADAAIATSAAMGLMQPMMNGMGGDLFAIEYDAKSGKVSGLNSSGWAPEGLTLSYLQSKGLNHIPGTGMLSVTVPGCVMGWWELHQKFGKLPWKELFKPAIYYATHGFPIAQWNSMYWPAYANTLRKDPEAVRVFLPGGQPLKLGEIFRNPDYAKALELVANEGERAFYEGGIAQAIVKTSQELGGVISAQDLSEYKAEWVDPLQTDYRGWKVFEIPPNSQGIAALMMLNIMGQFPLSTYGPESTQRFHIEMQAQQLAYADLHRYVGDPRFAKVPVEGMLSLDYAKARAGLIDPNEAKCDFQAGTPPGADPNTAVGALHPGRDTSYLTVVDRDGNIVSLIQSLAGAFGSGVAVRGYGFILQNRATGFTLKPGSPDVLAPHKRPFHTIIPAFMERGDVHIGFGIMRGGNQPLAHAQFVSDIVDYGMNIQQALEAPRFNQFGRGGCSYIIESRVPKQTLTGLSVLGYDLRVAGPFAEWVGGGQAVLHNSAEEVNYGASDPRKDGEAIPQPPPQD
- a CDS encoding TonB-dependent receptor encodes the protein MRFQSVFKLTLWLLVAATFGSISAERVNAQVLYGSVAGTVTDQTGAVVPGAAITIVNDNTGFTRNASTASAGDYHITDLPAGTYTLSITAQGFKPVKHTGVAVSVGSTNQQDVQLSVGAVTQEVTVAGSTVSLQTQTTDVHTTISSYAVENLPLNVYHNFQSVELLAPGVVSLSAIQNNYPNSLADAPDRSLAINSNGLPQHINTSRVDGATNVFLWLPDHMVVVPPAATVQEVNVQTSNFNVQKGLTAGAATDVITKSGTNQFHGNLYGYHTDQALNAQNALVHTSGSKPKDIRNNDGVSVGGPIIKNKMFFFGNWDGYYQRQNAADTGLIPPTDMRNGDYSAYLGANVYNCAVAPDANGNCAAPVPEMVQTTEGATVQLQQGMVFDPTTGNPLTGQGRQVFSSGGALNMIPAARMYAGASNFWQLMAPYTPNNTLGQPFTENTAQNDIRLRNSSWDRNIYTGKVDYNISDRQSVWAKYTLQKAILNDGSDYGVAGQGGGTGLTHDTAQTVTIGHTWTAKPDLVLTGHVGFTRMGEHNQLPDFGKEFGQTVLGLINSNTPLDDPRYSGMPGITLGGGFTTLGTNQSWEPMWRNDWQLTLDENATWIKGKHSIVFGFDAAHNHLNQWQPEILCCVRGNIFTSSDNTFLNLATDALGTGKQPQLYDNTGAPVGFNSAPWNAIAEFNLGLANEVQNGQQFIKLTNKDWQEALYIGDTYRVTQKLTATLGLRWEYFPLITRDGASKFEVYDPKTNQLVLGGLGGNDTHLSNTALAVTSSKKLFAPRLGLAYQLNDKTVVRSAFGITYDTLPLERPLRGFFPYTIAADNFVAGNSHVTRFLPYSSFNLGNNTANAIPGLADGVPLIQGPTGFASGVLVPPGNVVIGSLGPGEYHRGYVESWNFTVERKLPGSILLNAGYVGNHLVHEFNFRDINAAPLGTGGSGQPLSVFGRNIKTLQGQGYLDSHYNSLQVSIYRRVSTGLFLQGAYTYSKVIAYQDDEAASSSNSGLRFNCPPSSALPQGCQPFNRGAPAFDHTHVLKMAFVYHLPFGAGQRWATSGPARYILGGWQTNGIFTGLSGSPLTVTQSSSFLNTPATSQVPDNAGGLNMLKETGPDQLWFNTTAFVPTKEVRLGTAGRGLSWLRGPGLTQLDFSVFRNFKFAERYNLALRFEALNLSNTPHWSNPSTSCSIKTGPGDGVCGGGFGQITDAFGERIFQIGAQIDF